A single genomic interval of Hemiscyllium ocellatum isolate sHemOce1 chromosome 44, sHemOce1.pat.X.cur, whole genome shotgun sequence harbors:
- the rangrf gene encoding ran guanine nucleotide release factor → MNSNVPHPLFGGSFEAIIPPHSVDVSEMREVPDNQEVFVHSDTDQSIIIELLEHQAHVADQEAARYHFADLAGSNDATGVDGAEILSVEPVSSEQLTLQDPSSAWFLSGRQQVAKFNEEARNTVTIHLALFRLPQYSTDILITFNDPTVISPFSSSVGGSSAQAGDSSASAAPHWTLEQFRTIIQSFRLLDPTIFS, encoded by the exons ATGAACAGTAACGTGCCTCATCCACTGTTTGGAGGCTCCTTCGAAGCAATTATCCCCCCTCACTCAGTCGATGTCAG TGAAATGCGTGAAGTCCCTGATAACCAGGAGGTGTTTGTTCACAGCGACACAGACCAGAGCATCATCATCGAGCTGCTGGAGCACCAGGCTCACGTTGCTGATCAGGAAGCAGCCAG GTACCACTTTGCTGACCTCGCGGGCAGTAACGATGCAACGGGGGTGGACGGTGCAGAGATTCTGAGCGTGGAACCCGTCAGCAGTGAGCAGCTGACACTGCAAGATCCCAGCAGCGCCTGGTTCCTCTCCGGGAGGCAGCAGGTGGCAAAGTTCAACGAGGAG gctaggaatactgtgacaATTCACCTGGCCCTGTTCAGACTCCCACAGTACTCCACTGATATCCTCATTACATTCAATGATCCCACAGTAATCAG TCCTTTTAGCAGTAGCGTGGGTGGGAGCTCTGCGCAGGCAGGAGATTCCTCTGCCAGCGCTGCCCCCCACTGGACCCTGGAGCAGTTCCGAACCATCATCCAGTCCTTCAGGCTCCTGGATCCAACCATCTTCTCCTGA